The sequence ATCTTACTAAAAGTGAAGGAGATATACTATTACATTTTCTTGCTGGTCCTGGCTTTATTAAAGCTCCTGAAGAGATTATGTATATTATAAAAGTTCCAATAAACTAATTGAAAGAGAGAGGACATCACAATCCTCTCTTTTCTTATTAACTATTCTGTTAAATCTGAACAATAGATATTTTTATCTGAATCTATCTCTACCATTATACAATGCCCAGCAAAATAATCTGGATAACAGTAGAAATAAACTTCCATACTTATTTTATCTTCATTAAAAATAATATTTACAGTTTCAGGATATAAGCTTTTTAAAAATTCCTCTTTTTTTATAGGTAGATAAACTTTTTCATTATCTTCTACAAGATAACATTTTTTCTCTTCCCCTTCAACAGGTATTCCACTACTTGCCCATTTCTCAGCAAGAGAGATAATTCCACTTTCTAAAAGTTTCTCCTCTAATTTTTCTCTATTTTCCTCTAACCATTTTAAATTCTCTTTTATCTCTTCTAACTTTTCATCTAACACTAACTCATCTTCAGAAATTATACTTAAAGCAACTTTATCTCTATTAAAGATACTAAATAGAGTTTCATAACTATCCTCTGTATCAAAGAAATCTTCAACTTTTAAAATATCAAAAGTTTTCTTATCTTCATATATATCAAATTTCATATTCAATTTTCTTAAAAAGAAAAGTGTCCAAATATCATTTGGTGCTAAAGAGTACGAGTTTTTAAAATATTCTAAAGCTTTCTCTTTATCATCTAAATAATAGTAATTATGCCCCATTCTATAATGCCAAAGAGAATCATTTTTCCCTTGCTCCTCAACCGAAAGCAATACATCTATTGCCTCTTGATATTTTCCTTGTCCATTTAATGCTCTTGCTAAATATGTTTCTATCTCATAATCTCTTTTATTGGCAGATAGAGTTTTAATTTTTTCTATAATTTTATTATACTCACTATTTTCAATAAATTTATCAAATTTTTCAAATAATATTCTACTCATATACTCTCCTTAATATATACTTATTATAATATTTAATTTTTTATTGTAACATCTTTTATAGAAATCTAAAAGTCCCTCATAACAGAATATAATTTCATCAAAAACATCTTCAGCCACAGCTTTTTTCCATCTATTTGGATAGATTTTATCTTTATCATACTCTTCAAGATTTTGCTCTTTCACAAGAATATCAATATTTACTTTTTCTAAAGCCTCTATTATCTCAGGCAATTCACTATATTTAGTAACCTTTAAAATCTCTTTAATACTATTGGTATTAGTTAATTTTTCCTTTCCCATAATAGCTTCACTTAACTTATTCTCTTTTATTGGATTAAAAGCTGATTTTTTAGTAAGAAAGAAATGAAGAGCATCCCACATCTCATCAACATCACATATATCACAAGTTTCATTTTCAGAAAGTTCTTCTATCTCATCTATTATCTCATCACAATCCATTTTTTTCATTTTCTTTAAAACATTATCGTCTACAGCCATATATTGTGCTAGCATTTCCTTTTCTCCTTTTTGTCCGTTTTCTTTAATTTTATCATAACTATTATTAATAATCTATTAGCTATCTTAAAAAATCTATTCTTTTGTGCTAATATATTAAATATAAAATTTTAATTAAGGGGGAGTAAAAATGGATTTAAATTTTTTATTAGATGATATTATAAAAAATAGAAGAGCTCTTCATCAAATACCTGAAACTGCTCTTGAAGAGTTTAAAACTAAAGAATATCTTAAAAACTATCTAATCTCAATAGGATTAGAGCCTCAAGAAGTTGTTGAAACTGGGTTATTTGTTTACATCGAAGGAAAAGATAAAGAGAATTGTATCGCATTTAGAAGTGATATTGATGCTCTAAATATAAAAGAGGAAACAGGAGCAGAGTTTGAATCAAAACATGTTGGTAAGATGCATGCTTGTGGACACGATGGACATATGACTACTCTACTTGCTTTTGCTAAATATCTTACAACTATACAACCACTTGAAAAAAGTGTCCTTCTTATTTTCCAACCTGCTGAAGAATCTCCAGGTAGAGCAAAGGATATTGTTGAAACTGGATTATTAAAAAAATACAATGTTAAAGCTATCTATGGAATGCACCTTTTCCCTGAACTTCCTGAAGGGACAGTAGCAAGTAAAGAAGGACCATTCTTTGCTCAAGCAGCTTTAATGACTACAACTATTACAGGAAAAAGTGGACATGGAGCTATGCCACACAAAACAATAGATCCTCTAATGGCATTTACTAAAATTGTAGATGGATATCAAACTATTGTTTCAAGAAATCTTTCTCCATTTGATCCTGGAGTTGTAACTATTGGTAAATTCTGTGGTGGTTCAGCTCAAAATATAATTGCTGATACAGTTAATTTTTGGGGAACTATAAGAACTTTTAAAGAGGAAAACACTGAATTTATAATTGATAGAATAAAAGAGATTCATAGAGGAATTGAACTTTCTTATAGAGTTAAAATTGATGAAAAGATAGATATTGTATATCCACCAGTAGTAAATGATAAAGAGCTTTATAAAAAATTTGTTGAAACTATGAAAGATATGAACTATGTTGAACATGAAGCTTTAACTATTTCTGAAGATTTTGCTTACTATCAAAAAGAAGTTCCAGGAATATTTATGCTTTTAGGAACTAGAAGTGAAGAAAAAGGATTTATTCACCCTCTTCATAGCTGCCATTTTAATTTCGATGAAAAGGTACTTTTAAAAGGAGTAGAAGCTTTTGCTAGAATTTTAGAAAGTCATAACAACTAACACTTGATTATTTAGTTATGCTTATTTAATACATCGTTAGTTTTACAGCAAATTTCCTTTGCATTTAGCGATTATTAGTCAATTTTAGTTATTTATATTCTTTTTTAACATCAAGTTGCTTCCATGTCAGTGAATATCCCTAGGCTCATTCCGTTGTATGGGTATCGCAGGAGTTCCACTCCTGCATCTCAAAAATAGTAGTCGCTAAAGCTTCTCTATTTTTGGAACTCGCTTCGCCTCAAACACGTTGCATTTTCCTAACTTTATTTCACTAAGGGCTTCTAATATTCTCTTCCAAATTACATCAACTTGATGTTAGGAGAAATTAATTTTTGATTAAATATCTAAATATTTAATAATAAAAAGAGAGTAACAGTTTAAAAGCTACTCTCTTTTTCTATCCTATTCATTTGTTATTTCAATAAAAGTTTCAATCTTTGCACCAATAAATTTGATAATCTCTTTTAACTCTTGTGGACTTGTTTCAAAACCTTGATTAAATAGATCAGAGTTTCTTCCTCTTAATTTTAAAATATCAAGAATAGTTGTTGTCAGTTGCTCTGCCTTTTCTGTTTTTAAAACAAAAGCTAACTCATATTGATCTGAATATTCCTTAGAGAAAAGTCTAAATATCTTATCTATTGTCAACTTCTTCTCATAGATAATTTTACAAACCCAACTATCTACCTCTTTTTTTTGAGCCTCTAATTTATCCTTTTTAGCATAATAGATATAGATACACTCTTTTTTCTCAATCTCTTTATCTTTACTTGAATTTAGCTCAACTCTCTCTAACTCTTGATCCTCTATTATCTTTTTATAAAATCCCTCTAATGGTTTCTCAAGTATCCCTTTTTTTCTTAAACTTTCAAGTCCATTTTTTACTGCACTAACTAAACTTGTTTTTGTTTGATTAGCACCACCATTACTTATATGATACTCCCTTACAAGCTCAATTATATCCTCTCTCTTTTTCAATTCATTGCTTTTTAATAGCTTAGGAATAAAAGTTTCAACCATTTTTGCATTTAAAATTACACCAGCATACTCATATGTAGTATTCATCTTTCTCACCCTGATATTTTAATATAAATCTTTATTTTTGCAACTATCTATCATATTGCTTGTATCTTCTTTTTCAATAGATATAATTTCTATCTCTGAATTTTTTTGTTTTTTTACATAAAGTCTATCATAAAAAAATAGACAGACAAAGGAAATTACTAAAGCTCCAAAACTAGCTCCTATACTTTGATACTCTGAAGCTCCAAGTTTGCTTGCAATAAGATACCCTAAAATCATTGCTACTGCTGGAAAAACATAAGCTATTGAAGCTGCCTTTATAACTTTTCCTGCTGATATCTCAAAAGTAACTGTATCTCCTATCTCAGCTTTTTTATCTGTTACAAATTCAAAATCCTTACCATATTTTCCCTCTCCACTGCAACCACTACAATGAGAACATGCTGTATCCTTATATAGCTTTACAAGAATTTTATCTCCATTTATTGCCTTTACAATTCCTTTGTTAACCACTTTTTTCACCTCTATAATATTAAAAGTTTTATGCTTATTTTTAGATTATACCATAAAAAAAAACTTTAAAAAAGCTAAAGGTATATTTCTTGAAAACTATTTTTCTCTATGATACAATATAAAATAGTTTATAAGTAAATTAATGAAGAGGTAAGAAGTGAAAAAGTTGCTTTGGTTTCTAAAATTTAGATACATCTATATTTATTTTCTTTTATATATGGTAGCAGATTATTTTTTCAAAGGCAGAGTAAGTGAACTAGGTATTTTTAGTTTTATTGACTCTTATTTTGGGATAGTAGTTTTCCCTTTAATTATAATACTTCTTTTCTCTATACTTTTCCCTTTTATAACTAATAAAACTAAAAAAATGTTATTAAGTGTAAGGTTATACTGCTTTTTTCTATTATCTATTAGTTGCATCTTATTATATTTAATGTATATTTTAAAACTTCCTTTTGCTGAAACAATAGCAGATGATGAAATTATAAAAGAATTTTTTCAACTTTCAATTTATAAATATAAAATTGGTTTAGTAGCAACATATGGTTTTTATCTATTATTAACAAATGTAATGTTTAAATATCTTTATATAGGATTAGGAGTCATTATCTTTTGTACTACATTTTTAATTGTTGCTAAAGCTATTAATAGAGGAATTTCAAAAATGTATCACAACTATAAAGAGAAAAAAAGAATAGCTAGAGAGGAACAACTTATTAGAGAACAAATAGCTATTAAAGAAGCTCTTGAAAAACGTGAAGCACTAATGAAAGAGAAATTAGAACAGGAAAAAGAAAATAAAATTAAGGAAAGAGTGGAAGAGGTACTATTGAATAAAGAACTTATTTTGGATAACTCTACAACTGAAGTTGAAAATATTCTTGAAGAAGAAAAGAAAACAGTTACAAAAAGTTTAGATCCTAATAAAAATCTATCTCAAGAAAAGATAGAAAATAGAAACAATCCACCTAAAAATTCTGAAAGGTTCAATGATAATTTTAATCTTTTTACTATCAATGATAATTCTAAAGAAAAAGATAAAAATGGAAATATATTAGATGAAAATATAAAAAATGATGGGATAGATAAAATTAATGAGAGAGAACTTTTAAAAATAATAAAAGAGAAGGAAGGAGTAAAAAATGATACTAGCATCAAAATCTCCAAGGAGAAAAGAGATTCTTGAAGATATGGGATTTAATTTAAAAATAGAAGGTGCTGAAATTGAAGAGATAAGTGATGAAAAAGAGCTTACTCTAAAAATTATGGATATTGCTAGAAAAAAAACTTTCTCTATTGCTGAAAAATATCCAACTGAATATGTTGTTGGAGCTGATACAATAGTTGAAGTAGATGGTGAGATAATTGGAAAACCTAAAAATAAAGAGGAAGCATTTAAAACATTGAAACTCCTTTCAGGTAGAAAACACAATGTAATCACTGCTTATAGTTTTATAAATATCTCTAAAAATATAGATATTACAAATTATAATATTAGTGAAGTTTTCTTTAGGGAACTAGATGAAAATATGATAAAATGGTATATAGAAACTGGTGAGCCTATGGACAAGGCAGGTTCTTATGGAATACAGGGAAAAGGTGCTGCTTTTGTTCAAAAAATAAATGGTGATTTCTTTAGTGTTATGGGATTTCCTATTGGAGATTTTATAGCAAAGCTTAATGAAGTTGGAATTAGTTTAGAAGAGATTAAAAATATTTAACTATAATATTTAATTAACTTAGAGGTGAAAAATGAAAAAGTATTTTAATAAATTTTTAGGTTTTTTCTCTGAAGATTTAGGAATTGATTTAGGGACATCAAATACTTTAATCTGTGTTAAGGACAAGGGAATAATTTTAAATGAACCTTCTGTTGTTGCTATTAACACTAAAACAAAAGATATTTTTGAAGTTGGAGAAAGAGCTAAACTGATGATAGGGAGAACTCCTAACAACCTAGATACTATCAGACCATTAAAAAATGGGGTAATTGCTGATTATGAGATAACAGAAAAAATGCTAGGTTCTTTTTATAAAAGAGTAAACCATAGCAAGTTTTTATCTAGTCCTAGAGTTATTATCTGTGTTCCTGCTGGAGTTACTCAAGTTGAAAAGAGAGCTGTTATAGAGGTTACAAGAGAGGCTGGAGCTAGAGAAGCATACTTAGTTGAAGAGCCTATGGCTGCTGCTATTGGAATAGGATTAAATATATTTGAACCTGAAGGAAATATGATTGTTGATATTGGTGGGGGAACTGCTGAACTTGCTGTTATATCTCTTGGAGGTATAGTTAAGACTTCATCTTTTAGAGTAGCTGGAGATAGATTTGATGCTACAATTATTGACTATATTAGACAAAAGCATAACCTTTTAATAGGAGAAAAAACTGCTGAAGATATTAAAAAACATATTGGAGCAGTTATGGAGTTAGAAGAGGATTTATCCATTGATATCAGTGGTAGAAATGCTTTAAATGGATTACCTAAAGATGTAAAAATCTACTCTTCTGAAATTGTTGAGGCTCTTGGAGAACTATTACAACAAATTATTGAAGAGATCAAAGTTATTCTTGAAAAAACACCACCTGAATTATCATCAGATATTAAGAGAAGAGGAATCTATGTAACTGGTGGAGGTGCTCTTCTAAGAGGAATAGATAAAAAAATATCAGAAAGTTTAAATCTAAATGTTACAATTGCTGAAGATCCTTTAAACTCTGTTATCAATGGTATTCAAACTTTACTACAAAACTTTGATACTTATAGTAAAGTTTTAATCTCTCCTGAAATAGATTATTAATTTTTAAAGAAAGAAGGCTTTATATGAAAAGATTGTTTTTGATTTTTCTTATGTGTTATACCTTTTCATATAGTAACTATCTCATTAGTAATAGTGAGATAGTTCTTTTTTATGATAAAACTACAAATAATATCCATTATATTAAAGGGGATATTTTCCAGCCAGTTAATATCTCTAAAATAGAGGGTAAAATTATCCTTGATGGAAATAAGATTCTATCTTTAAAAGATTATCCAGTTGAGGCTAAAATTGTTCCTGAAACAAATATTCTTCAACTTTTCTATAAAGTTAATGAAAATAATATTATAGTAACTGTTTTCCCTTCTATGATTGAAAAAAACAGATTGTTTTTCAGTGTGGATCTAGGAAAACTTCCTAATAATAAAACAGTAGACTTTGCTTTTCACATAGTTCCACAGAGAGATAATGATTTTGTAAAGTATATTAGAGATACAAACTCTTTCAATTATAGTGATAATATCTCTTTTAAATCTGAAAACTATGGTGGTAGAACATTTATTGCTAGAGATAATGTTATTGAGAATTTTTTATTAGAAGAGGTAAATGAAAAGACTAAAAAATATCAAGATGATAATCTCTACTATATTATAAGTGTTGTTAAAGAAGATAAGCCTATCCTTTTCTCCTTTAAGTTCTATGATGAATCTAAAGACAACAGATATATTACTCCAAATATGGTAGCTAATCAGGAATTAGATTATTGGTTAAAAAAACAATTAACTTCTAAAAGAAATACAAAACATAATAAAGTAACTGAAGAGGTTCTAAAAAACTTAGAGTTGGTAACTTCAAGAGCTGTTATTCCTGATTCAATCTCATATAATGACAGCAGAGAAAACTTAACCAATAAAATACAACTCTTCTATATTTTAAGTAAGTTTAAATCTAATTTTGATGGTAGTAAGATTTTCGCAGATATTAACTTGAAAAAAAGTGAAACTGAAAGTGCTGAGTACTATACTTATGTTTTTAATTATATGAAAGATAATGGAGAAAAGTTTGATCCTAAATATTTTAATTGGAAAATCAAACCTGAAGTTCTATCTATGGTGGACTCTATTGAAGATAGTGGGGAGATTTTAGATGGAAGAGATAATATTTTTAACTACTATACTCAATATAATTTGATAGATATTATCTCTAATTTAGATGATTTTCAAGAGGATAGAGAGTATATTTTAGAAAGAAAAAATCTATTATATGACTTTATTTTAAAAAATTATACTACAAGAGATGGTTTAAAAACAAGAAGAGGAAATGAAAAGAGTAATCATAAAAACATTGCATATATAGGTTTTCTTCCTAAAGATCAACAAAAGAAAATCCTTTTATCTGATTATAAAAAATATTATAATAAAGAGATTGGAGTATTAAAAGAGAGATCTGAAAAGAAAGTTGATATAAAATATAATCTTGAATTTATTATTAAACTATATGAAAACAATTTAAAAGATCAAGGAGATAATCTTTTAAATAATATTGAAAAGATTATCTTAAATAATAACTGCTATATAACTCCTAAAATAGATTTGAATGGAGATAATTATGCAGCGATATATGGAGAGATGATATACTTATATCTTACAGCAATAGAGTTTAGGGAGAATAAAAATGAGTATTCAAAATAAAATAGAGGCTATTCTTCTACTTGGAGGAGATGAGATAAAGATAAAGGATCTTTGTAAATTCTTCTCTCTTTCAATAGATGAGATTATGCCAATAATTGATGAGTTAAAAAGAGCTAGAAAAGATAGTGGAATAAATATAGAGATCAATGGTGATTTAGTTTATTTAGTAACTAATCCTATATATGGAGAAGTTGTCAATGAGTTTTTTGAACATGAAGCTAAACCTAAAAAACTTTCTGGTGCATCATTGGAGACACTATCAATTATAGCTTATAGACAGCCAATTACTAAAAGTGAAATAGAAGCTATTAGAGGTGTTTCAGTAGATAGAATTATACAAAACCTAGAGGAGAAAAAATTTGTAAGAGTTTGTGGAAAAAAAGAGGGAACTGGTAGAGCTAATCTCTATGAAGTTACAGAAAAATTTTTGACATATATAGGTTTATCTTCTATTACTGAACTGCCAAACTATATTGATATAAAAGGGAGAATTGAAGAAAATGGAAGAGATGAGGATAAATAAGTATCTAGCCTCAATTGGAATAGCTTCAAGAAGAGAGATTGACAGATTGATTGATGAGGGAGCTATTAAAGTAAATGGAGAAAAGGCAACAGCTGGTATTAAAGTTTCAGATAAAGACGAGATTTATATCAAAGGAAAAAAGGTAAATAAAAGTGCTGAAAGAAAAGTTTACTACCTTTTAAATAAACCTCTTGAAGTTTTAAGCTCTGTAAAAGATGATAGAGGTAGAAAAACTGTTGTAGATTTGATAAAATGTAAGGAGAGAATATTTCCAATAGGGAGACTTGATTACAATACATCTGGACTTATGATTTTAACTAATGATGGAGAACTATTTAATAGAATTATCCACCCAAAAGCAGAGATCTACAAGGAGTATCGTGCTAAAGTTTTTGGAGAGATAAAAGATGAGTCTATCACAAAACTTAAAAATGGAGTAAAATTAGAAGATGGTATGACTCTACCTGCTTATGTTACTCTTTTAAAGAGGGAGAAAGGGAAAAGTGAACTTTTAATCTCTATAAGAGAGGGAAGAAACAGACAGGTTAGAAGAATGCTTGATGCTGTAAATCACCCTGTTATTACATTAAAAAGAGAGAAGATTGGAAAATTATCTTTAGAAAATCTTAAATTAGGAGAGTATAGGGAACTTACAACTGAAGAAGTGAATTATTTGTATTCATTGTGAACTACTCACCACTTATAGAAGTGGGAGCTTCGTGATTACTCATCAGAGTAATTTTAAAGAAGTTTGATAGCTATGCTATCCTTATTCTTACAGGCGTGTCCACATCGCCACTATGGCATAAGACTTATGTCTACAGCTTTACTTTTTAACAACGCTTTGGACTGTGAATATTTTACAAGGCAACAGTTTACTTGCCTTAACCTCATATATTCAGTTTTTAATGTTCGTTAATATAGTATACCATATTTTAGTGAGAATTTCCAATTCATCTCCCACCTAAAGAGGAGGGAGTCTTCTTGGAGATTTAAGATAAATATTATTTTTAGGAGGAAAAAATGGCTTTAACAAAAGAAGAAGTTTTAAATGTTGCCAAATTGGCTAGATTAAAATTTTCTGCTGAAGAAATTGAAAAATTTCAAGTAGAATTAAATGATATACTTGGATATATTGATATGTTAAACGAAGTAGATACAGCAGAAACAAAAGCTTTAGTACAAGTAAATGATGCAGTAAACAATTTAAGAGATGATGAGGTTAGAGAATCTTTATCAACTGAAAAAGCTCTTTCTAATGCACCTGATTCTGGAGATGGAGCAATAATCGTACCTAAAGTTGTTGGGTAATATTAAATTATATAAGTAAAAATCAAGGAGGATTTTTTCAATGGAAAATTTTTATAAATTATCTGCCTTTGAAATTAGAGAAAAGATTTTAAAAGGGGAAATCAAATCAGAAGATGTAGTTAAAGATATATTTGAAAGAATTGAAAAAATAGATAATAAAATAGGAAGTTTTGTTAATCTAAGAAAAGAGAAAGCTTTAGCTGAAGCTAAAATAATAGATGAAAAAATTAAAAATGGAGAAAAAGTAGGAGCTCTAGCTGGGGTACCTGTGGCAATAAAAGATAATATGGTATCTGAAGGAGATGTAACTACTGCTTGTTCAAAAATACTTTCAAACTATACAGGAGTATATGATGCTACTGCTGTTAAAAAATTAAAAGAAGCTGATGCTATTATCATTGGTATCACTAATATGGACGAATTTGCAATGGGAAGTACTACAAAAACTTCTTATCATAAAGAAACTAAAAACCCTTGGGATCTTGAAAAAGTTCCTGGAGGAAGTAGTGGAGGAGCAGCAGCTTCTATTGCAGCTCAAGAAGCTTTCCTATCTCTAGGATCAGATACTGGGGGAAGTATTAGACAACCAGCTTCTTTCTGTGGAGTTGTAGGTTTAAAACCAACTTATGGAAGAGTTTCAAGATATGGACTTATGGCATTTGCCTCATCTCTTGATCAAATTGGACCTATTGCTAAAAATGTAAGAGATATAGCTCTTTGCTTAAATGTAATCTCTGGTTCAGATGATTATGATGCTACTGTTTCAAGTAGAGAAGTACCTGATTATACAGAGTTTTTAGGAAAAGATATTAAGGGAATGAAAATTGGAGTTCCTAAAGAATACTTTATTGATGGAATAAATGAAAATGTAAGAAAAGTTGTAGATGAGGCTTTAGATAAATTTAGAGAATTAGGAGCTGAAATTGTTGAGATTTCTCTTCCTCATACAAAATATGCTGTTCCTACTTACTATGTTATCGCTCCTGCTGAAGCAAGTTCAAACCTTGCAAGATTTGATGGAGTTAGATATGGATATAGAAGTGAAAATATAAAAGATGTTAATGATCTTTATGTTAATTCAAGAAGTGAAGGTTTTGGAGATGAAGTTAAAAGAAGAATAATGATAGGAACTTATGTTTTAAGTGCTGGTTTCTATGACGCTTACTTTAAGAAAGCTCAAAAAGTTAGAGAACTAATCAAAGAAGATTTTGATAGAGCTTTTGAACAAGTAGATATGATATTTACTCCAGTATCACCAAATACTGCATTTAAACTTGATGCTAAAAAATCTCCTATCGAACTTTACCTAGAGGATATTTTCACAATTTCTGCTAATCTTGCTGGAATCCCAGGTATCTCAATCCCTGCTGGATTAGCTGACAATATGCCTGTTGGAATTCAACTATTAGGTAAACCTTTTGGAGAAGGAGAATTAATACAAGCTGGAGATGCTTTTGAAAAAATTAGAGGAGAATGGAAGCTACCTAATTTAGACTAGTAGCTATCTGTTAGAAGGAGATAATAAAATGAGAGAATGGGAATCAGTTATAGGATTAGAAGTTCACCTTCAATTAAAAACAGGAACTAAAGTTTGGTGTGGTTGTAGTGCTGACTATGACAATGCTGATGCTAACACTCATACTTGTCCAATCTGTTTAGGACACCCAGGTGCACTTCCTAAATTAAATAAAAAAGTTGTAGAATATGCAGTAAAAGGAGCTCTTGCTCTTAACTGTAAAATAAATAATGAGAGTAGTTTTGATAGAAAGAACTATTTCTATCCTGATACTCCCAAAAACTATCAAATTACTCAATTTGATAAATCTTATGCAGAAAAAGGATTTCTTGAATTTAGTTTAAATTCTGGAAGAATGGTAAAAGTTGGAATTACAAAAATTCAAATAGAAGAAGATGCTGCTAAATCAATTCATGCTGAACATGAATCACTTATCAACTACAATAGAGCATCTATACCTCTAATTGAGATTATATCTGAACCAGATATGAGATCATCAGAGGAAGCTTACGAGTACTTAAACACTTTAAAAAGTACAATAAAATATACTGGTATCAGTGATGTTTCTATGGAACTTGGTTCTTTAAGATGTGATGCTAATATCTCTGTAATGGAAAAAGGATCTAAAGTTTATGGAACTAGAGTAGAGGTTAAAAACCTTAACTCTTTCAAAGCTGTTGCTAGAGCAATCGATTATGAGATTGGAAGACAAATAGAAACTATTGAAAATGGTGGAGAGATTCACCAAGAAACTAGACTTTGGGATGAAGAATCTCAAACTACTAAAGTTATGAGAAGTAAAGAAGAAGCTATGGACTACAGATACTTCCCAGAACCAGATCTTCTAAAACTTGTTATCACTGATGAAGAAGTAGAAGCTATTAGAGAACTTATGCCAGAATCTAAAACTGATAAATTAAATAGATTTATCAATGACTATAAGATTCCTGAATATGATGCTAATATTCTTTGTGAAGATATTGAACTTGCTGATTACTTTGAAGCAGTTACTAAAGTTTCTGGAAATCCAAAATTAAGTTCAAACTGGATAATGACAGAAGTTATGAGAAACTTAAAAGAAAAGAATATTACTATTGAAAACTTCTCTATTTCTGCTGAACACCTTGGAGAGATCATAGCTCTTATTGAGAAAAATGTTATCTCTACAAAAATAGCTAAAGAGTTATTTGAAATAAAATTAACTGATGATAGAGCCCCTGAAGTTATTGTAAAAGAAAAGGGAATGGTTCAAGTTGCTGATACTGGAGCCATTGAAGCTATGATTGATGAAGTTATTGCTTCTAATGAAAAAATGGTAAATGACTATAAAAATTCAGATGAAGGAAGAAAACCAAGAGTATTAAAAGGACTTATTGGACAAGTTATGAAACTTTCTAAGGGTAAAGCAAATCCTGGAATGGTAACAGAATTAATGACTCAAAAATTAAGTAATCTTTAATAAGTAAAAAAATAAAACAGAACTAATTTTCTTGTTTAAAAAGTTAGTTCTGTTTTTTATTATAACAAACAAAAAATGCCGAAAAGAGAAATACCCTTTTCAGCATTTGAAAATCTTTTAAAATTAGTTTTTAAAGCTGTGGATAGGAGCAGGAACTCTTCCACCTCTATTAACAAATTTTTCACAACTAAATTTATTAACAGCCATTATTGGAGCATATCCTAAAAGTCCACCAAATTCAACTTGATCTCCTACATCTTTTCCAACTACAGGAATAAGTCTTGCTGCAGTTGTTTTATTGTTTACCATTCCAATTGCTGCTTCATCAGCTATAATTCCTGAAATAGTTGCTGCTGATGTATTTCCAGGGATAGCA comes from uncultured Fusobacterium sp. and encodes:
- a CDS encoding rod shape-determining protein, with translation MKKYFNKFLGFFSEDLGIDLGTSNTLICVKDKGIILNEPSVVAINTKTKDIFEVGERAKLMIGRTPNNLDTIRPLKNGVIADYEITEKMLGSFYKRVNHSKFLSSPRVIICVPAGVTQVEKRAVIEVTREAGAREAYLVEEPMAAAIGIGLNIFEPEGNMIVDIGGGTAELAVISLGGIVKTSSFRVAGDRFDATIIDYIRQKHNLLIGEKTAEDIKKHIGAVMELEEDLSIDISGRNALNGLPKDVKIYSSEIVEALGELLQQIIEEIKVILEKTPPELSSDIKRRGIYVTGGGALLRGIDKKISESLNLNVTIAEDPLNSVINGIQTLLQNFDTYSKVLISPEIDY
- the scpB gene encoding SMC-Scp complex subunit ScpB, giving the protein MSIQNKIEAILLLGGDEIKIKDLCKFFSLSIDEIMPIIDELKRARKDSGINIEINGDLVYLVTNPIYGEVVNEFFEHEAKPKKLSGASLETLSIIAYRQPITKSEIEAIRGVSVDRIIQNLEEKKFVRVCGKKEGTGRANLYEVTEKFLTYIGLSSITELPNYIDIKGRIEENGRDEDK
- a CDS encoding pseudouridine synthase produces the protein MRINKYLASIGIASRREIDRLIDEGAIKVNGEKATAGIKVSDKDEIYIKGKKVNKSAERKVYYLLNKPLEVLSSVKDDRGRKTVVDLIKCKERIFPIGRLDYNTSGLMILTNDGELFNRIIHPKAEIYKEYRAKVFGEIKDESITKLKNGVKLEDGMTLPAYVTLLKREKGKSELLISIREGRNRQVRRMLDAVNHPVITLKREKIGKLSLENLKLGEYRELTTEEVNYLYSL
- the gatC gene encoding Asp-tRNA(Asn)/Glu-tRNA(Gln) amidotransferase subunit GatC, which produces MALTKEEVLNVAKLARLKFSAEEIEKFQVELNDILGYIDMLNEVDTAETKALVQVNDAVNNLRDDEVRESLSTEKALSNAPDSGDGAIIVPKVVG
- the gatA gene encoding Asp-tRNA(Asn)/Glu-tRNA(Gln) amidotransferase subunit GatA, encoding MENFYKLSAFEIREKILKGEIKSEDVVKDIFERIEKIDNKIGSFVNLRKEKALAEAKIIDEKIKNGEKVGALAGVPVAIKDNMVSEGDVTTACSKILSNYTGVYDATAVKKLKEADAIIIGITNMDEFAMGSTTKTSYHKETKNPWDLEKVPGGSSGGAAASIAAQEAFLSLGSDTGGSIRQPASFCGVVGLKPTYGRVSRYGLMAFASSLDQIGPIAKNVRDIALCLNVISGSDDYDATVSSREVPDYTEFLGKDIKGMKIGVPKEYFIDGINENVRKVVDEALDKFRELGAEIVEISLPHTKYAVPTYYVIAPAEASSNLARFDGVRYGYRSENIKDVNDLYVNSRSEGFGDEVKRRIMIGTYVLSAGFYDAYFKKAQKVRELIKEDFDRAFEQVDMIFTPVSPNTAFKLDAKKSPIELYLEDIFTISANLAGIPGISIPAGLADNMPVGIQLLGKPFGEGELIQAGDAFEKIRGEWKLPNLD
- the gatB gene encoding Asp-tRNA(Asn)/Glu-tRNA(Gln) amidotransferase subunit GatB — protein: MREWESVIGLEVHLQLKTGTKVWCGCSADYDNADANTHTCPICLGHPGALPKLNKKVVEYAVKGALALNCKINNESSFDRKNYFYPDTPKNYQITQFDKSYAEKGFLEFSLNSGRMVKVGITKIQIEEDAAKSIHAEHESLINYNRASIPLIEIISEPDMRSSEEAYEYLNTLKSTIKYTGISDVSMELGSLRCDANISVMEKGSKVYGTRVEVKNLNSFKAVARAIDYEIGRQIETIENGGEIHQETRLWDEESQTTKVMRSKEEAMDYRYFPEPDLLKLVITDEEVEAIRELMPESKTDKLNRFINDYKIPEYDANILCEDIELADYFEAVTKVSGNPKLSSNWIMTEVMRNLKEKNITIENFSISAEHLGEIIALIEKNVISTKIAKELFEIKLTDDRAPEVIVKEKGMVQVADTGAIEAMIDEVIASNEKMVNDYKNSDEGRKPRVLKGLIGQVMKLSKGKANPGMVTELMTQKLSNL